One Citricoccus sp. K5 DNA window includes the following coding sequences:
- a CDS encoding CPBP family intramembrane glutamic endopeptidase, giving the protein MENLAPWVAYLLTVLPGVVLVGIIVALLPRHAHGVRILMLVLGFVFVRDAMSPHGLWTFGTAGPSGTAGQSGTAGQSGTAGQSGTAGQSGTSTAADSIELPVLWLRFTDDPVALLVMTVASLALAAAIVFACRDLRWMVLWSGPRWWTSGLVGLVGVVVIALPFLYLHGTLVEWFPILDGTPLARPLIPVEQRGGTVAAGVVVLLAAFALCGNLVEELLFRGFLQAHLEDHLPGRSGRWRAALLSALIFAAGHLFLAYNLTGVGWPLLAFTLFEGLVCAVIAMRHGVLGATVAHGGAIFLLTSGLL; this is encoded by the coding sequence ATGGAGAACCTTGCGCCGTGGGTGGCCTATCTGTTGACCGTGCTGCCCGGAGTGGTGCTGGTCGGCATCATCGTGGCCCTGCTGCCGCGGCACGCGCATGGGGTGCGGATCCTCATGCTGGTCCTCGGGTTCGTCTTCGTCCGCGATGCAATGAGTCCCCACGGGCTGTGGACGTTCGGCACGGCCGGTCCGTCCGGGACGGCGGGTCAGTCCGGGACGGCGGGCCAGTCCGGGACGGCGGGCCAGTCCGGGACGGCGGGTCAGTCCGGCACCTCGACGGCAGCCGACTCGATCGAGCTGCCCGTTTTGTGGTTGCGTTTCACTGACGATCCCGTCGCCCTCCTGGTGATGACCGTGGCCTCGCTGGCACTCGCAGCAGCGATCGTCTTCGCGTGCCGGGACCTGCGGTGGATGGTGCTGTGGTCGGGACCACGATGGTGGACCTCAGGACTCGTGGGCCTGGTCGGCGTCGTGGTGATCGCGCTGCCATTCCTGTACCTTCACGGCACCTTGGTCGAGTGGTTCCCCATCCTGGACGGCACTCCCTTGGCCCGTCCCTTGATTCCGGTTGAGCAGCGCGGCGGTACGGTGGCCGCCGGCGTCGTGGTCCTCCTGGCTGCCTTCGCCCTGTGCGGGAACCTGGTGGAGGAGCTTCTGTTCCGCGGCTTCCTCCAGGCCCACCTGGAAGATCATCTGCCAGGACGGTCTGGCCGCTGGCGCGCAGCGCTGCTCTCCGCCCTGATCTTTGCCGCCGGGCACCTGTTCCTCGCCTACAACCTCACCGGCGTGGGTTGGCCGCTGCTGGCCTTCACCCTGTTCGAGGGACTGGTCTGTGCCGTCATCGCGATGCGCCACGGTGTCCTCGGGGCGACCGTGGCACACGGCGGCGCCATCTTCCTGCTGACGTCCGGGCTCCTCTGA
- the rplQ gene encoding 50S ribosomal protein L17, with product MPTPTKGPRLGGGPAHERLMLANLSANLFEHKKITTTVTKAKRLRPFAERLITFAKKGDLASRRKVQGIISAKNRTNKTIVHELFTVIGPAMAEREGGYTRITKIGNRHGDNAPMAVIELVMEPVSPKQAVVKEAEKAAETAAPAEAAAPVEAPVAEAEGAATEAADAPAAEATEAPAAETEAAEAPAAEEKTEEK from the coding sequence ATGCCTACCCCCACTAAGGGACCGCGCCTGGGCGGCGGCCCTGCCCACGAGCGGCTCATGCTGGCCAACCTGTCGGCCAACCTGTTCGAGCACAAGAAGATCACCACGACGGTGACCAAGGCCAAGCGCCTGCGTCCCTTCGCCGAACGTCTGATCACCTTCGCCAAGAAGGGTGACCTGGCTTCGCGTCGCAAGGTGCAGGGCATCATCTCGGCCAAGAACCGCACCAACAAGACCATCGTGCACGAGCTGTTCACGGTGATCGGCCCGGCCATGGCCGAGCGCGAGGGTGGCTACACCCGGATCACCAAGATCGGCAACCGTCACGGCGACAACGCCCCGATGGCAGTCATCGAGCTCGTCATGGAGCCGGTGTCCCCGAAGCAGGCCGTGGTCAAGGAAGCCGAGAAGGCTGCTGAGACCGCTGCTCCGGCTGAGGCCGCTGCTCCGGTTGAGGCCCCCGTGGCCGAGGCTGAGGGTGCCGCGACCGAAGCTGCCGACGCTCCAGCCGCCGAAGCCACTGAGGCTCCGGCTGCTGAAACTGAAGCCGCTGAGGCTCCTGCCGCAGAGGAGAAGACCGAGGAGAAGTGA